The proteins below come from a single Magallana gigas chromosome 10, xbMagGiga1.1, whole genome shotgun sequence genomic window:
- the LOC105342910 gene encoding lysosomal cholesterol signaling protein isoform X1, which yields MEVNSTNLTAPSTGGATVSIENLYPAIVQCFVIILFGYIAGRWDVITSAQGKGIGTFVSKFCLPALLFKNMCILNFGDVNWIFLLCILIAKSVVFFLVMALSLLIKRPRNYGIAGLFAIFATQSNDFALGFPLLQSLYADTHPEYLKYIYLIAPISVIVLNPIGFVLLEIQNHREREAENSSAEIKGEGSCMPLSIGLHVIKGVVTNPIVFMTVIGIIGNFVFHRNIPDVLSDILDVFGDAFAASALFYLGMSMVGKVKGQISLAMVVPLLLIGAKGLLLPLVTWLVVGGIERISDNTNSTSDAMFGFLYGTFPTAPSVFLYASHYSTATDLVATGMVAGTFLAAPLMFVSARMLSVVVVSEMDYKDLLLQTSFDASVISMVACVWVLIIMIASKRFKRIPHQFLVCLILSHFISCLGMVIYSYKDCKEDMATWKHYIEFTMILAGTLATRCWAMVIAVTLYLIHCRSLCFVLRFRGCFYLLGFGAPLFFTGILFLFGKHHMHDEIDPSFHYGTDQSILSVVFILICCVVTIVCLVLKQRNGRDYKPLATDDPDVEQSIKVGKMKSKVRKINGRVTKLGADRTCQIQINSESTNHNTSYKNACNDCDQGCTGGIGGSHPEVRTRNPQHVQVEESIEDIVPFPSESSNLLSDSSESSSETHLTLTRSTEDQTCKYGSCSREQRRQCMGQLRAYQSSVANVAIGDDGVRINQPRRCPKDEYQTNRFLVLLVLLLLSMFIGLFLCTWRLFNNQISGIYVEMEFLDAVFNYGQGFIILAIFGFDTKYIFLPFIRSLTTNVRIKWLNLLCLRWRRFLYGVEVVQIPERGDLDEETVHLCEQFVKYHKDSCARKIVRDQKFNFREYKDVFTGLEMCDWLIEVGLVHDRGEAVKYGRTLLIGRVIAHVKNEHHFHDLPYFYFFLDDEEAILRSITENT from the exons ATGGAAGTTAACTCGACCAATTTGACAGCGCCCTCTACTGGTGGAGCGACTGTGTCCATAGAGAACTTATACCCCGCCATCGTTCAGTGCTTTGTGATTATTTTGTTTGGATACATCGCAGGAAGATGGGACGTCATCACTTCCGCTCAAGGAAAGGGAATCGGGACATTTGTATCCAAGTTCTGCCTGCCGGCGCTATTGTTCAAGAATATGTGTATTCTGAACTTCGGTGATGTGAACTGGATATTTTTGCTGTGTATTCTTATCGCCAAGTCTGTAGTCTTCTTTCTTGTGATGGCCCTCTCTTTGTTGATCAAACGACCTCGGAATTATGGGATAGCAGGACTTTTTGCTATCTTTGCCACTCAGAGCAATGATTTTGCGCTTGGTTTTCCATTAt tacaATCTCTGTATGCAGACACACACCCTGAGTACCTGAAGTATATTTACCTGATAGCTCCAATCTCAGTGATTGTCCTTAATCCGATCGGGTTTGTCCTGCTGGAAATACAGAACCACAGAGAGCGGGAAGCAGAGAACTCTTCTGCAGAGATCAAAGGTGAAGGGTCGTGTATGCCTCTTTCCATTGGTTTACACGTCATCAAAGGAGTCGTCACCAATCCCATCGTGTTCATGACAGTCATAGGAATCATCGGCAATTTTGTGTTTCACAGGAACATTCCAGATGTTTTGTCAGACATATTGGATGTGTTTG GTGATGCTTTTGCTGCATCTGCACTATTCTACCTTGGAATGAGCATGGTCGGAAAAGTCAAAGGACAGATCAGCTTGGCTATGGTCGTTCCATTGCTGCTGATAGGGGCCAAAGG ACTCCTGTTGCCCCTGGTAACCTGGTTGGTCGTGGGAGGAATCGAGCGGATCAGCGACAACACTAACTCCACGTCAGACGCCATGTTTGGCTTCCTGTACGGAACATTTCCCACAGCGCCCTCTGTCTTTCTTTATGCTAGTCATTACTCTACAGCCACAGATCTG GTGGCTACCGGTATGGTGGCGGGAACGTTCCTGGCGGCCCCCCTGATGTTCGTGTCCGCGCGGATGCTGAGTGTCGTGGTGGTCAGTGAAATGGACTACAAAGATCTCCTTCTCCAGACATCCTTCGACGCCAGCGTCATCAGCATGGTCGCTTGT GTGTGGGTGCTGATCATAATGATCGCCAGCAAGCGGTTCAAGAGGATACCCCACCAGTTTCTAGTCTGTCTGATTCTGTCTCAT TTCATCTCGTGCTTGGGTATGGTGATTTACAGCTACAAAGACTGTAAGGAGGATATGGCGACATGGAAGCACTACATTGAGTTCACCATGATCCTCGCGGGCACGCTCGCCACGCGGTGCTGGGCCATGGTGATCGCGGTGACCCTGTACCTCATCCACTGCCGCAGTCTCTGCTTCGTCCTCAGGTTCAGGGGATGCTTCTACCTACTGGGTTTTGG TGCTCCATTGTTCTTCACCGGAATCTTGTTCCTGTTTGGCAAGCACCACATGCACGACGAGATTGATCCATCATTCCACTATGGAACAGACCAG tCCATCCTTTCTGTCGTCTTCATCTTAATTTGCTGTGTGGTCACTATTGTCTGCCTCGTTCTAAAGCAGCGGAATGGCCGCGATTACAAACCACTCGCCACAGACGACCCAGATGTCGAGCAGTCCATCAAGGTCGGTAAAATGAAATCCAAGGTCAGAAAGATCAATGGCAGGGTCACCAAGCTGGGAGCCGACAGAACCTGTCAGATCCAGATCAATTCGGAGTCGACCAATCACAACACTTCTTACAAAAACGCTTGTAATGACTGCGACCAGGGATGTACTGGAG GTATAGGTGGGTCTCACCCCGAAGTCCGAACCAGAAACCCTCAGCACGTACAAG TGGAGGAGAGCATTGAGGACATTGTTCCCTTCCCGTCGGAGAGCAGTAACCTTCTATCGGACAGTTCCGAGAGTAGTTCCGAGACTCATCTCACCCTGACGCGCTCCACCGAAGACCAGACCTGTAAATACGGATCATGTTCGCGCGAACAGCGACGGCAGTGTATGGGGCAACTGAGGGCGTACCAGTCGTCCGTGGCAAACGTTGCCATCGGTGATGATGGAGTCCGCATCAATCAGCCACGACGTTGTCCCAAGGACGAGTACCAGACAAACCGTTTTCTGGTTCTCCTGGTGCTTCTTCTCCTGTCTATGTTTATC GGTCTGTTCCTGTGTACATGGAGACTGTTTAACAACCAGATCTCAGGAATATATGTGGAAATGGAGTTCCTGGACGCAGTCTTTAATTACGGACAG GGTTTCATTATATTGGCCATATTTGGTTTTGACACCAAATACATCTTCCTTCCATTCATAAGAAG TCTGACAACAAACGTCCGAATCAAATGGCTGAACCTGCTTTGTCTGAG GTGGCGCCGTTTCCTGTATGGGGTGGAAGTCGTGCAGATTCCAGAGAGAGGGGACCTAGACGAAGAGACAGTTCATTTGTGTGAACAGTTCGTAAAGTACCACAAAGATAGCTGTGCTAGAAAGATTGTCAGAGACCAAAA attcaatttCCGGGAGTACAAGGACGTGTTCACGGGACTGGAGATGTGTGATTGGCTGATAGAAGTGGGTTTGGTTCACGACCGCGGCGAAGCGGTCAAGTATGGGAGaacgcttctgattggtcgagtGATAGCACATGTTAAAAATGAACACCATTTTCACGACTTGCCGTATTTCTATTTCTTCCTTGATGATGAGGAGGCCATTTTAAGGAGTATAACAGAAAACACATGA
- the LOC105342910 gene encoding lysosomal cholesterol signaling protein isoform X4, whose product MEVNSTNLTAPSTGGATVSIENLYPAIVQCFVIILFGYIAGRWDVITSAQGKGIGTFVSKFCLPALLFKNMCILNFGDVNWIFLLCILIAKSVVFFLVMALSLLIKRPRNYGIAGLFAIFATQSNDFALGFPLLQSLYADTHPEYLKYIYLIAPISVIVLNPIGFVLLEIQNHREREAENSSAEIKGEGSCMPLSIGLHVIKGVVTNPIVFMTVIGIIGNFVFHRNIPDVLSDILDVFGDAFAASALFYLGMSMVGKVKGQISLAMVVPLLLIGAKGLLLPLVTWLVVGGIERISDNTNSTSDAMFGFLYGTFPTAPSVFLYASHYSTATDLVATGMVAGTFLAAPLMFVSARMLSVVVVSEMDYKDLLLQTSFDASVISMVACVWVLIIMIASKRFKRIPHQFLVCLILSHFISCLGMVIYSYKDCKEDMATWKHYIEFTMILAGTLATRCWAMVIAVTLYLIHCRSLCFVLRFRGCFYLLGFGAPLFFTGILFLFGKHHMHDEIDPSFHYGTDQSILSVVFILICCVVTIVCLVLKQRNGRDYKPLATDDPDVEQSIKVGKMKSKVRKINGRVTKLGADRTCQIQINSESTNHNTSYKNACNDCDQGCTGVEESIEDIVPFPSESSNLLSDSSESSSETHLTLTRSTEDQTCKYGSCSREQRRQCMGQLRAYQSSVANVAIGDDGVRINQPRRCPKDEYQTNRFLVLLVLLLLSMFIGLFLCTWRLFNNQISGIYVEMEFLDAVFNYGQGFIILAIFGFDTKYIFLPFIRSLTTNVRIKWLNLLCLRWRRFLYGVEVVQIPERGDLDEETVHLCEQFVKYHKDSCARKIVRDQKFNFREYKDVFTGLEMCDWLIEVGLVHDRGEAVKYGRTLLIGRVIAHVKNEHHFHDLPYFYFFLDDEEAILRSITENT is encoded by the exons ATGGAAGTTAACTCGACCAATTTGACAGCGCCCTCTACTGGTGGAGCGACTGTGTCCATAGAGAACTTATACCCCGCCATCGTTCAGTGCTTTGTGATTATTTTGTTTGGATACATCGCAGGAAGATGGGACGTCATCACTTCCGCTCAAGGAAAGGGAATCGGGACATTTGTATCCAAGTTCTGCCTGCCGGCGCTATTGTTCAAGAATATGTGTATTCTGAACTTCGGTGATGTGAACTGGATATTTTTGCTGTGTATTCTTATCGCCAAGTCTGTAGTCTTCTTTCTTGTGATGGCCCTCTCTTTGTTGATCAAACGACCTCGGAATTATGGGATAGCAGGACTTTTTGCTATCTTTGCCACTCAGAGCAATGATTTTGCGCTTGGTTTTCCATTAt tacaATCTCTGTATGCAGACACACACCCTGAGTACCTGAAGTATATTTACCTGATAGCTCCAATCTCAGTGATTGTCCTTAATCCGATCGGGTTTGTCCTGCTGGAAATACAGAACCACAGAGAGCGGGAAGCAGAGAACTCTTCTGCAGAGATCAAAGGTGAAGGGTCGTGTATGCCTCTTTCCATTGGTTTACACGTCATCAAAGGAGTCGTCACCAATCCCATCGTGTTCATGACAGTCATAGGAATCATCGGCAATTTTGTGTTTCACAGGAACATTCCAGATGTTTTGTCAGACATATTGGATGTGTTTG GTGATGCTTTTGCTGCATCTGCACTATTCTACCTTGGAATGAGCATGGTCGGAAAAGTCAAAGGACAGATCAGCTTGGCTATGGTCGTTCCATTGCTGCTGATAGGGGCCAAAGG ACTCCTGTTGCCCCTGGTAACCTGGTTGGTCGTGGGAGGAATCGAGCGGATCAGCGACAACACTAACTCCACGTCAGACGCCATGTTTGGCTTCCTGTACGGAACATTTCCCACAGCGCCCTCTGTCTTTCTTTATGCTAGTCATTACTCTACAGCCACAGATCTG GTGGCTACCGGTATGGTGGCGGGAACGTTCCTGGCGGCCCCCCTGATGTTCGTGTCCGCGCGGATGCTGAGTGTCGTGGTGGTCAGTGAAATGGACTACAAAGATCTCCTTCTCCAGACATCCTTCGACGCCAGCGTCATCAGCATGGTCGCTTGT GTGTGGGTGCTGATCATAATGATCGCCAGCAAGCGGTTCAAGAGGATACCCCACCAGTTTCTAGTCTGTCTGATTCTGTCTCAT TTCATCTCGTGCTTGGGTATGGTGATTTACAGCTACAAAGACTGTAAGGAGGATATGGCGACATGGAAGCACTACATTGAGTTCACCATGATCCTCGCGGGCACGCTCGCCACGCGGTGCTGGGCCATGGTGATCGCGGTGACCCTGTACCTCATCCACTGCCGCAGTCTCTGCTTCGTCCTCAGGTTCAGGGGATGCTTCTACCTACTGGGTTTTGG TGCTCCATTGTTCTTCACCGGAATCTTGTTCCTGTTTGGCAAGCACCACATGCACGACGAGATTGATCCATCATTCCACTATGGAACAGACCAG tCCATCCTTTCTGTCGTCTTCATCTTAATTTGCTGTGTGGTCACTATTGTCTGCCTCGTTCTAAAGCAGCGGAATGGCCGCGATTACAAACCACTCGCCACAGACGACCCAGATGTCGAGCAGTCCATCAAGGTCGGTAAAATGAAATCCAAGGTCAGAAAGATCAATGGCAGGGTCACCAAGCTGGGAGCCGACAGAACCTGTCAGATCCAGATCAATTCGGAGTCGACCAATCACAACACTTCTTACAAAAACGCTTGTAATGACTGCGACCAGGGATGTACTGGAG TGGAGGAGAGCATTGAGGACATTGTTCCCTTCCCGTCGGAGAGCAGTAACCTTCTATCGGACAGTTCCGAGAGTAGTTCCGAGACTCATCTCACCCTGACGCGCTCCACCGAAGACCAGACCTGTAAATACGGATCATGTTCGCGCGAACAGCGACGGCAGTGTATGGGGCAACTGAGGGCGTACCAGTCGTCCGTGGCAAACGTTGCCATCGGTGATGATGGAGTCCGCATCAATCAGCCACGACGTTGTCCCAAGGACGAGTACCAGACAAACCGTTTTCTGGTTCTCCTGGTGCTTCTTCTCCTGTCTATGTTTATC GGTCTGTTCCTGTGTACATGGAGACTGTTTAACAACCAGATCTCAGGAATATATGTGGAAATGGAGTTCCTGGACGCAGTCTTTAATTACGGACAG GGTTTCATTATATTGGCCATATTTGGTTTTGACACCAAATACATCTTCCTTCCATTCATAAGAAG TCTGACAACAAACGTCCGAATCAAATGGCTGAACCTGCTTTGTCTGAG GTGGCGCCGTTTCCTGTATGGGGTGGAAGTCGTGCAGATTCCAGAGAGAGGGGACCTAGACGAAGAGACAGTTCATTTGTGTGAACAGTTCGTAAAGTACCACAAAGATAGCTGTGCTAGAAAGATTGTCAGAGACCAAAA attcaatttCCGGGAGTACAAGGACGTGTTCACGGGACTGGAGATGTGTGATTGGCTGATAGAAGTGGGTTTGGTTCACGACCGCGGCGAAGCGGTCAAGTATGGGAGaacgcttctgattggtcgagtGATAGCACATGTTAAAAATGAACACCATTTTCACGACTTGCCGTATTTCTATTTCTTCCTTGATGATGAGGAGGCCATTTTAAGGAGTATAACAGAAAACACATGA
- the LOC105342910 gene encoding lysosomal cholesterol signaling protein isoform X2, translating to MEVNSTNLTAPSTGGATVSIENLYPAIVQCFVIILFGYIAGRWDVITSAQGKGIGTFVSKFCLPALLFKNMCILNFGDVNWIFLLCILIAKSVVFFLVMALSLLIKRPRNYGIAGLFAIFATQSNDFALGFPLLQSLYADTHPEYLKYIYLIAPISVIVLNPIGFVLLEIQNHREREAENSSAEIKGEGSCMPLSIGLHVIKGVVTNPIVFMTVIGIIGNFVFHRNIPDVLSDILDVFGDAFAASALFYLGMSMVGKVKGQISLAMVVPLLLIGAKGLLLPLVTWLVVGGIERISDNTNSTSDAMFGFLYGTFPTAPSVFLYASHYSTATDLVATGMVAGTFLAAPLMFVSARMLSVVVVSEMDYKDLLLQTSFDASVISMVACVWVLIIMIASKRFKRIPHQFLVCLILSHFISCLGMVIYSYKDCKEDMATWKHYIEFTMILAGTLATRCWAMVIAVTLYLIHCRSLCFVLRFRGCFYLLGFGAPLFFTGILFLFGKHHMHDEIDPSFHYGTDQSILSVVFILICCVVTIVCLVLKQRNGRDYKPLATDDPDVEQSIKVGKMKSKVRKINGRVTKLGADRTCQIQINSESTNHNTSYKNACNDCDQGCTGAHVFSISGRVEESIEDIVPFPSESSNLLSDSSESSSETHLTLTRSTEDQTCKYGSCSREQRRQCMGQLRAYQSSVANVAIGDDGVRINQPRRCPKDEYQTNRFLVLLVLLLLSMFIGLFLCTWRLFNNQISGIYVEMEFLDAVFNYGQGFIILAIFGFDTKYIFLPFIRSLTTNVRIKWLNLLCLRWRRFLYGVEVVQIPERGDLDEETVHLCEQFVKYHKDSCARKIVRDQKFNFREYKDVFTGLEMCDWLIEVGLVHDRGEAVKYGRTLLIGRVIAHVKNEHHFHDLPYFYFFLDDEEAILRSITENT from the exons ATGGAAGTTAACTCGACCAATTTGACAGCGCCCTCTACTGGTGGAGCGACTGTGTCCATAGAGAACTTATACCCCGCCATCGTTCAGTGCTTTGTGATTATTTTGTTTGGATACATCGCAGGAAGATGGGACGTCATCACTTCCGCTCAAGGAAAGGGAATCGGGACATTTGTATCCAAGTTCTGCCTGCCGGCGCTATTGTTCAAGAATATGTGTATTCTGAACTTCGGTGATGTGAACTGGATATTTTTGCTGTGTATTCTTATCGCCAAGTCTGTAGTCTTCTTTCTTGTGATGGCCCTCTCTTTGTTGATCAAACGACCTCGGAATTATGGGATAGCAGGACTTTTTGCTATCTTTGCCACTCAGAGCAATGATTTTGCGCTTGGTTTTCCATTAt tacaATCTCTGTATGCAGACACACACCCTGAGTACCTGAAGTATATTTACCTGATAGCTCCAATCTCAGTGATTGTCCTTAATCCGATCGGGTTTGTCCTGCTGGAAATACAGAACCACAGAGAGCGGGAAGCAGAGAACTCTTCTGCAGAGATCAAAGGTGAAGGGTCGTGTATGCCTCTTTCCATTGGTTTACACGTCATCAAAGGAGTCGTCACCAATCCCATCGTGTTCATGACAGTCATAGGAATCATCGGCAATTTTGTGTTTCACAGGAACATTCCAGATGTTTTGTCAGACATATTGGATGTGTTTG GTGATGCTTTTGCTGCATCTGCACTATTCTACCTTGGAATGAGCATGGTCGGAAAAGTCAAAGGACAGATCAGCTTGGCTATGGTCGTTCCATTGCTGCTGATAGGGGCCAAAGG ACTCCTGTTGCCCCTGGTAACCTGGTTGGTCGTGGGAGGAATCGAGCGGATCAGCGACAACACTAACTCCACGTCAGACGCCATGTTTGGCTTCCTGTACGGAACATTTCCCACAGCGCCCTCTGTCTTTCTTTATGCTAGTCATTACTCTACAGCCACAGATCTG GTGGCTACCGGTATGGTGGCGGGAACGTTCCTGGCGGCCCCCCTGATGTTCGTGTCCGCGCGGATGCTGAGTGTCGTGGTGGTCAGTGAAATGGACTACAAAGATCTCCTTCTCCAGACATCCTTCGACGCCAGCGTCATCAGCATGGTCGCTTGT GTGTGGGTGCTGATCATAATGATCGCCAGCAAGCGGTTCAAGAGGATACCCCACCAGTTTCTAGTCTGTCTGATTCTGTCTCAT TTCATCTCGTGCTTGGGTATGGTGATTTACAGCTACAAAGACTGTAAGGAGGATATGGCGACATGGAAGCACTACATTGAGTTCACCATGATCCTCGCGGGCACGCTCGCCACGCGGTGCTGGGCCATGGTGATCGCGGTGACCCTGTACCTCATCCACTGCCGCAGTCTCTGCTTCGTCCTCAGGTTCAGGGGATGCTTCTACCTACTGGGTTTTGG TGCTCCATTGTTCTTCACCGGAATCTTGTTCCTGTTTGGCAAGCACCACATGCACGACGAGATTGATCCATCATTCCACTATGGAACAGACCAG tCCATCCTTTCTGTCGTCTTCATCTTAATTTGCTGTGTGGTCACTATTGTCTGCCTCGTTCTAAAGCAGCGGAATGGCCGCGATTACAAACCACTCGCCACAGACGACCCAGATGTCGAGCAGTCCATCAAGGTCGGTAAAATGAAATCCAAGGTCAGAAAGATCAATGGCAGGGTCACCAAGCTGGGAGCCGACAGAACCTGTCAGATCCAGATCAATTCGGAGTCGACCAATCACAACACTTCTTACAAAAACGCTTGTAATGACTGCGACCAGGGATGTACTGGAG CTCATGTGTTTTCAATTTCGGGACGGG TGGAGGAGAGCATTGAGGACATTGTTCCCTTCCCGTCGGAGAGCAGTAACCTTCTATCGGACAGTTCCGAGAGTAGTTCCGAGACTCATCTCACCCTGACGCGCTCCACCGAAGACCAGACCTGTAAATACGGATCATGTTCGCGCGAACAGCGACGGCAGTGTATGGGGCAACTGAGGGCGTACCAGTCGTCCGTGGCAAACGTTGCCATCGGTGATGATGGAGTCCGCATCAATCAGCCACGACGTTGTCCCAAGGACGAGTACCAGACAAACCGTTTTCTGGTTCTCCTGGTGCTTCTTCTCCTGTCTATGTTTATC GGTCTGTTCCTGTGTACATGGAGACTGTTTAACAACCAGATCTCAGGAATATATGTGGAAATGGAGTTCCTGGACGCAGTCTTTAATTACGGACAG GGTTTCATTATATTGGCCATATTTGGTTTTGACACCAAATACATCTTCCTTCCATTCATAAGAAG TCTGACAACAAACGTCCGAATCAAATGGCTGAACCTGCTTTGTCTGAG GTGGCGCCGTTTCCTGTATGGGGTGGAAGTCGTGCAGATTCCAGAGAGAGGGGACCTAGACGAAGAGACAGTTCATTTGTGTGAACAGTTCGTAAAGTACCACAAAGATAGCTGTGCTAGAAAGATTGTCAGAGACCAAAA attcaatttCCGGGAGTACAAGGACGTGTTCACGGGACTGGAGATGTGTGATTGGCTGATAGAAGTGGGTTTGGTTCACGACCGCGGCGAAGCGGTCAAGTATGGGAGaacgcttctgattggtcgagtGATAGCACATGTTAAAAATGAACACCATTTTCACGACTTGCCGTATTTCTATTTCTTCCTTGATGATGAGGAGGCCATTTTAAGGAGTATAACAGAAAACACATGA
- the LOC105342910 gene encoding lysosomal cholesterol signaling protein isoform X3, producing MEVNSTNLTAPSTGGATVSIENLYPAIVQCFVIILFGYIAGRWDVITSAQGKGIGTFVSKFCLPALLFKNMCILNFGDVNWIFLLCILIAKSVVFFLVMALSLLIKRPRNYGIAGLFAIFATQSNDFALGFPLLQSLYADTHPEYLKYIYLIAPISVIVLNPIGFVLLEIQNHREREAENSSAEIKGEGSCMPLSIGLHVIKGVVTNPIVFMTVIGIIGNFVFHRNIPDVLSDILDVFGDAFAASALFYLGMSMVGKVKGQISLAMVVPLLLIGAKGLLLPLVTWLVVGGIERISDNTNSTSDAMFGFLYGTFPTAPSVFLYASHYSTATDLVATGMVAGTFLAAPLMFVSARMLSVVVVSEMDYKDLLLQTSFDASVISMVACVWVLIIMIASKRFKRIPHQFLVCLILSHFISCLGMVIYSYKDCKEDMATWKHYIEFTMILAGTLATRCWAMVIAVTLYLIHCRSLCFVLRFRGCFYLLGFGAPLFFTGILFLFGKHHMHDEIDPSFHYGTDQSILSVVFILICCVVTIVCLVLKQRNGRDYKPLATDDPDVEQSIKVGKMKSKVRKINGRVTKLGADRTCQIQINSESTNHNTSYKNACNDCDQGCTGGIGGSHPEVRTRNPQHVQVEESIEDIVPFPSESSNLLSDSSESSSETHLTLTRSTEDQTCKYGSCSREQRRQCMGQLRAYQSSVANVAIGDDGVRINQPRRCPKDEYQTNRFLVLLVLLLLSMFIGLFLCTWRLFNNQISGIYVEMEFLDAVFNYGQGFIILAIFGFDTKYIFLPFIRRWRRFLYGVEVVQIPERGDLDEETVHLCEQFVKYHKDSCARKIVRDQKFNFREYKDVFTGLEMCDWLIEVGLVHDRGEAVKYGRTLLIGRVIAHVKNEHHFHDLPYFYFFLDDEEAILRSITENT from the exons ATGGAAGTTAACTCGACCAATTTGACAGCGCCCTCTACTGGTGGAGCGACTGTGTCCATAGAGAACTTATACCCCGCCATCGTTCAGTGCTTTGTGATTATTTTGTTTGGATACATCGCAGGAAGATGGGACGTCATCACTTCCGCTCAAGGAAAGGGAATCGGGACATTTGTATCCAAGTTCTGCCTGCCGGCGCTATTGTTCAAGAATATGTGTATTCTGAACTTCGGTGATGTGAACTGGATATTTTTGCTGTGTATTCTTATCGCCAAGTCTGTAGTCTTCTTTCTTGTGATGGCCCTCTCTTTGTTGATCAAACGACCTCGGAATTATGGGATAGCAGGACTTTTTGCTATCTTTGCCACTCAGAGCAATGATTTTGCGCTTGGTTTTCCATTAt tacaATCTCTGTATGCAGACACACACCCTGAGTACCTGAAGTATATTTACCTGATAGCTCCAATCTCAGTGATTGTCCTTAATCCGATCGGGTTTGTCCTGCTGGAAATACAGAACCACAGAGAGCGGGAAGCAGAGAACTCTTCTGCAGAGATCAAAGGTGAAGGGTCGTGTATGCCTCTTTCCATTGGTTTACACGTCATCAAAGGAGTCGTCACCAATCCCATCGTGTTCATGACAGTCATAGGAATCATCGGCAATTTTGTGTTTCACAGGAACATTCCAGATGTTTTGTCAGACATATTGGATGTGTTTG GTGATGCTTTTGCTGCATCTGCACTATTCTACCTTGGAATGAGCATGGTCGGAAAAGTCAAAGGACAGATCAGCTTGGCTATGGTCGTTCCATTGCTGCTGATAGGGGCCAAAGG ACTCCTGTTGCCCCTGGTAACCTGGTTGGTCGTGGGAGGAATCGAGCGGATCAGCGACAACACTAACTCCACGTCAGACGCCATGTTTGGCTTCCTGTACGGAACATTTCCCACAGCGCCCTCTGTCTTTCTTTATGCTAGTCATTACTCTACAGCCACAGATCTG GTGGCTACCGGTATGGTGGCGGGAACGTTCCTGGCGGCCCCCCTGATGTTCGTGTCCGCGCGGATGCTGAGTGTCGTGGTGGTCAGTGAAATGGACTACAAAGATCTCCTTCTCCAGACATCCTTCGACGCCAGCGTCATCAGCATGGTCGCTTGT GTGTGGGTGCTGATCATAATGATCGCCAGCAAGCGGTTCAAGAGGATACCCCACCAGTTTCTAGTCTGTCTGATTCTGTCTCAT TTCATCTCGTGCTTGGGTATGGTGATTTACAGCTACAAAGACTGTAAGGAGGATATGGCGACATGGAAGCACTACATTGAGTTCACCATGATCCTCGCGGGCACGCTCGCCACGCGGTGCTGGGCCATGGTGATCGCGGTGACCCTGTACCTCATCCACTGCCGCAGTCTCTGCTTCGTCCTCAGGTTCAGGGGATGCTTCTACCTACTGGGTTTTGG TGCTCCATTGTTCTTCACCGGAATCTTGTTCCTGTTTGGCAAGCACCACATGCACGACGAGATTGATCCATCATTCCACTATGGAACAGACCAG tCCATCCTTTCTGTCGTCTTCATCTTAATTTGCTGTGTGGTCACTATTGTCTGCCTCGTTCTAAAGCAGCGGAATGGCCGCGATTACAAACCACTCGCCACAGACGACCCAGATGTCGAGCAGTCCATCAAGGTCGGTAAAATGAAATCCAAGGTCAGAAAGATCAATGGCAGGGTCACCAAGCTGGGAGCCGACAGAACCTGTCAGATCCAGATCAATTCGGAGTCGACCAATCACAACACTTCTTACAAAAACGCTTGTAATGACTGCGACCAGGGATGTACTGGAG GTATAGGTGGGTCTCACCCCGAAGTCCGAACCAGAAACCCTCAGCACGTACAAG TGGAGGAGAGCATTGAGGACATTGTTCCCTTCCCGTCGGAGAGCAGTAACCTTCTATCGGACAGTTCCGAGAGTAGTTCCGAGACTCATCTCACCCTGACGCGCTCCACCGAAGACCAGACCTGTAAATACGGATCATGTTCGCGCGAACAGCGACGGCAGTGTATGGGGCAACTGAGGGCGTACCAGTCGTCCGTGGCAAACGTTGCCATCGGTGATGATGGAGTCCGCATCAATCAGCCACGACGTTGTCCCAAGGACGAGTACCAGACAAACCGTTTTCTGGTTCTCCTGGTGCTTCTTCTCCTGTCTATGTTTATC GGTCTGTTCCTGTGTACATGGAGACTGTTTAACAACCAGATCTCAGGAATATATGTGGAAATGGAGTTCCTGGACGCAGTCTTTAATTACGGACAG GGTTTCATTATATTGGCCATATTTGGTTTTGACACCAAATACATCTTCCTTCCATTCATAAGAAG GTGGCGCCGTTTCCTGTATGGGGTGGAAGTCGTGCAGATTCCAGAGAGAGGGGACCTAGACGAAGAGACAGTTCATTTGTGTGAACAGTTCGTAAAGTACCACAAAGATAGCTGTGCTAGAAAGATTGTCAGAGACCAAAA attcaatttCCGGGAGTACAAGGACGTGTTCACGGGACTGGAGATGTGTGATTGGCTGATAGAAGTGGGTTTGGTTCACGACCGCGGCGAAGCGGTCAAGTATGGGAGaacgcttctgattggtcgagtGATAGCACATGTTAAAAATGAACACCATTTTCACGACTTGCCGTATTTCTATTTCTTCCTTGATGATGAGGAGGCCATTTTAAGGAGTATAACAGAAAACACATGA